In Raphanus sativus cultivar WK10039 unplaced genomic scaffold, ASM80110v3 Scaffold1634, whole genome shotgun sequence, the genomic stretch ACTCTTTCATCGTATCCGAGTTTCTGATGATCGGTTAAAAAAGTACAGTTTCTGATTTCTCCGTGTCCGAACACGTTGACTTTTTACTCTCTCTCCTCTTTATTCAGACAGATTTTTTAAAAGTCTTCTGTCTCTTTACTTCTACCACGACCCAATCTGATAGATTCCgcttggggggggggggggggtctGAATCTGATTATAACCTCGAGAAAACTATTGGTTCCTCGTAAAACGGTCGGTTCATGATTCCTAGTCCTAaactccaaaaaaaaagttttcccGAGAAACTTGTCagaaaaataatgtatttttttttttcatttctaaacTTTACCTTAAGGATTCTCTAATACATAAAGagaataaagtttttttttgaactttgcTTAAAGTTTCTTCTTTCATTATATTATCTCTCTCTAGCTATCTGCAAATCTGTCAGAATCTTTGCCGTCTTTTTGCTAAATATGAGAATCTAATACAGCTTTTTCTCCAgctatttttaatgaaatgatTGCCACTCTTGCTCACTTTTTCTAGATTCAAGATGTTGGAGAAAAAGTGTGAGACTTTCAACATGAACAGAGTCATCGACGAGTTCGAGGAAATGACTAGAGACGCTGATCAAGTCCAGAAACAAACCCTTAGAGACATTCTACACAAGAACCAATCCGCCGTCTACTTACGAAACTTTGGTATCAATGGAAACACAACAGACCCTGAAGCTTTCAAAGCATTGATTCCATTAGTTACTGATCTTGACTTGGAGCCTTACATCAAAAGAATGGTGGATGGTGACACTTCTCCTATTCTCACATCCCGTCCCGTTCCAGCCATTTCCTTgaggttttataaatatatgatatgattATGTTTCTTAGAGATTAGTGAATGAAtctgaatatttatttctctgTTGTAATCAATAGCTCTGGAACTAGTCAAGGCCGTCCAAAGTTTGTTCCTTTCACTGATGAGTTAATGGAGAACACATTACAACTCTTTCGTACTGCTTTTGCCTTCAGAAACAGGTACActtttcctctgtttcatcCATTTACACACGAACGGAGTTAAACAACTATTAACTCTGTTCGTTATTTAACAGAGTTTTTACATATTACTATTAACAACACATTAAATCACTATTATAAAAGCatcatattttgaaattatcaatttctaataaattttaatctatAGTAATTCAATAAACTCAATTAACTTTtttcgaaatttataatttctacatagagaacattaaaaaaaatctgaacctttatgaaacaattttttttctgaaaaacgTCTATTTTAGTGGAAAGGAGGAAGTACTAACTTTGTTCTGACTTTAAAACTTGGTGATGATTCATTTTATACAGAGACTTCCCTATTGATGACAATGGGAGAGCTTTGCAGTTTATCTTCAGCAGCAAGCAATACATATCAACAGGAGGTGTCCCTGTCGGAACAGCAACGACAAACGTTTACAGGAACCCTAACTTCAAAGCAGGGATGAAGTCTATACAATCACTTTGTTGTAGTCCCGACGAAGTTATCTTCAGTCCTGATGTTCATCAAGCTTTGTATTGTCATCTCTTATCCGGAATCCTCTTCAGGGACCAAGTGCAATACGTCTTTGCCTCCTTCGCTCACGGTCTTGTCCACGCGTTCAGAACCTTTGAACAGCTTTGGGAAGAGATCGTTACCGATATAGAAGACGGTGTCTTAAGCAGCCGTATCACAGTCCCATCGGTACGTACCGCAATGGCCAAGCTGCTCAGAGCTCCTAACCCTGAGCTGGCCGATACGATCCGCGCCAAGTGTACGAGTTTGAGCAACTGGTATGGGTTGATTCCTGCACTGTTCCCGAACTCTAAGTATGTTTATGGGATCATGACTGGCTCTATGGAGCCGTATGTGAAGAAGCTGAGACATTACGCTGGTGAGCTACCTCTTGTGAGTCATGACTACGGTAGCTCTGAAGGATGGATTGCTGCTAACGTTACACCGAGACTGTCACCAGAGGAAGCTACGTTTGCTGTGGTTCCGAATCTTGGTTATTTCGAGTTTCTTCCCGTGTCTGAAACAGAGGAAGCAAAGGAGAAACCGGTTGGTTTAACTGAAGTCAAGATAGGACAAGAGTACGAGGTTGTAATAACAAACTACGCAGGGTTGTATCGGTACCGACTCGGAGACGTGGTAAAGATCGTCGGTTTCTACAACAACACTCCCCAGCTCAAGTTTATATGCAGGAGGAACCTGATACTCTCCATCAACATCGACAAGAACACTGAACGGGACCTTCAGATGTCTGTTGAATCGGCAGCAAAGAGACTAGCAGAAGAAAAGATCGAAGTCATTGACTTCTCAAGCCATGTTGACGTCTCGACGGAGCCAGGACATTACGTTATATACTGGGAGATTTCAGGTGAAACAGATGATGATGTTCTTCAAAATTGTTGCAACTGTTTAGACAAAGGGTTCATCGATGAGGGTTATATGAGTTCAAGAAAGTGCAAAACTATCGGAGCTTTGGAGCTGAGAGTTGTCCAGAAGGGAACTTTTAGGAAGGTTCAGGAACATTTTCTTGGGCTTGGTTCATCGGCTGGGCAGTTTAAGATGCCGAGATGTGTGAAGCCAAGTAATGTTAAGGTTCTGCAAATTCTGTGTGACAATGCGGTGAGTAGGTTCTTTAGCACGGCTTTTGAATGAAgttgtgaaataaaaaaaagtggGTTTATGCTGTTTATTGTCTTTATTGTCAAATATAGTTtacttttgttatttaattCAGCATAAGGAAAAAacctttaaaaattataaatagaaatatgtaTCACATTGGTTGTACTTTGCATTTTGTGCAATCAATGTTTGGGAAGATAAATATATTCTTGATGtgacattattttatttaaaaaaattcaagattCAAATCTGATTGTAGCCGTAGATACGGAAAATAAATACGGATAACAGAATAAAATCCTGGATATAGTGTTTCATTATATATTCCTTccgtttttttattataaatcgTTTTAGAATTatgcacatagattaagaaaatcattaatttcttagATTTTCTAGACAAAACATCATTAATTGTTTATCTGATCACAATTCAACTAATACAGAAATAGAAgatattttatcattggttatACAGAATtaaatgttaataaattttacataaaaaactgaaaatgacTTATAATTTGGAACAAATGTACTTCTCTAAAACGACTTATATTAAAACACGGAGGGAGtacttcttttgttttcattgtATACAAggaaccaaaaatattattgtcGAGTGAATATAGAGCTAGACATCTAATCAGGCCCGGCTTAATAATTCCAAAGACCCTGagctaagaaaaataaaaaggccctaaattttttattttgctaaaTAAAAGctataacttttttattttattcttgtttGCTAAATAAGGGCCCTAATTTTACTAtggatttataaaataacttttattcTTATGCAGAATAAATTAAGTTGGACCCAAgtaaggaaagaaaagaaaaatatatggaCCCTTTTCACTAGCTAAATTTTTGCAAAATATTTTGGACCCTGTGCATATGTGCCTCCAGCACATGCACAAAGCAGGCACTGCATCTAATATATGATGTTATAATTAATCACGTATAAGAAAGAACCAATAATCATTTAAACGATAAGAGTCATTGGTGTGAGTTTGTCTCAGCAGTTATACGTGATTATGACATCATTCGTGGGGACCTAGTAATGTCGATATCTAAAAGCAAATGGTTGGTAATAACTTAATAAGTGGACTAACACTATGTAAATCTTGAAAGTAACTTTTCCATAAATAGAACTCTCTAAGACATTTGTCTTTAACGTATCTTATAAGAATCACAAAAAGTATGCATGGTCATagtgacaattttttttggtggtTCAACCTTttgttaaaaaacaaaacaatgtaaataaaattttatgataaaaatcgAACCGAGTGTAGAATGACTACTAAACACTCTTTAAGCACTAGACCCACAGTTGGTTGATATCATAGTGACAAGTTGGTAGCAAGAAGATGATGTAGCTACTTGTTATTGGACAACGTACGACGCACACAGGTTCATTGCATGCCACTTTTTCACACCGAACTCTTTACTTTTAATTGCATTAAGTTTTCAGCAACTGATTGTAATTAATACTATAACTCCACTAATAGAAAGATCAAAAGTGGAATATGGCGTGAATAAAAATGTTCTAATTTTGAAACAAGTACAAAAGGAAAATGATAGCTGGAAATTATTGTAACATATAAACAGGGACAAATTGACCAACCACATATTGTAAAATTGAGTAGTGAATTTGCTATTAagtaaataaatacatttatgaattaatgaataatattttttatactaaaaAGAGAATATCCTAGCAATTATTACTACACGGAAAAACACACTATCTTATCTGGTCAACTCAGAGTCGCTATATAACAACAAACTTCGAGCGAGACACAAAtctaaagaaaaagaagaagaaagtgttAGAAATGAACATAGAGAAGCTCTTCAGTCTTTCAGTTATGGCAAATGCAAGACTCCATGGAAGTTATAACTCACAAGACACAGTGTTGTTACCAGAGACGATGAGTGATGGTTGTGATCAGAGAGTCTGGGACAGTGGGAGTCCTCTCTACGATACGTACGAGCTCGTCTCTTTTGCTCACATAATCGAACGTAGACTACTGCCTTTCTCTCCTCTCATTAGGCCGTCTAGTTTGAGCCTGCGATCTCTGATGGATAAAGATAAAGATGATTATTCCTCTGCTTCCAAGACGACCACAAGTTGTATTCAACGGAGGAAACATTGGTGGAGTAGAAAGAAGAATGAGAAAAGGAAGAAAGAcatcaaaaagaagaagaagaagaagaagaagaagaagatatctgCTTGTATTTCACGCTGGAGTTCGTCTTACAAGAACTTGTTTGTCTAATATGTAaccaattgttttttttcttgaagcTGTTTATCTGATGAAAAGAGGTTTACTAGGTTGTcttgaaaaaatatatgttattttatgatTCTTTCTTGATCAGTTAAAATGGTAAAAGATGGCAAGAATATTTTTCAGTCT encodes the following:
- the LOC108844535 gene encoding jasmonoyl--L-amino acid synthetase JAR1-like, whose translation is MLEKKCETFNMNRVIDEFEEMTRDADQVQKQTLRDILHKNQSAVYLRNFGINGNTTDPEAFKALIPLVTDLDLEPYIKRMVDGDTSPILTSRPVPAISLSSGTSQGRPKFVPFTDELMENTLQLFRTAFAFRNRDFPIDDNGRALQFIFSSKQYISTGGVPVGTATTNVYRNPNFKAGMKSIQSLCCSPDEVIFSPDVHQALYCHLLSGILFRDQVQYVFASFAHGLVHAFRTFEQLWEEIVTDIEDGVLSSRITVPSVRTAMAKLLRAPNPELADTIRAKCTSLSNWYGLIPALFPNSKYVYGIMTGSMEPYVKKLRHYAGELPLVSHDYGSSEGWIAANVTPRLSPEEATFAVVPNLGYFEFLPVSETEEAKEKPVGLTEVKIGQEYEVVITNYAGLYRYRLGDVVKIVGFYNNTPQLKFICRRNLILSINIDKNTERDLQMSVESAAKRLAEEKIEVIDFSSHVDVSTEPGHYVIYWEISGETDDDVLQNCCNCLDKGFIDEGYMSSRKCKTIGALELRVVQKGTFRKVQEHFLGLGSSAGQFKMPRCVKPSNVKVLQILCDNAVSRFFSTAFE
- the LOC130504520 gene encoding uncharacterized protein LOC130504520, whose amino-acid sequence is MNIEKLFSLSVMANARLHGSYNSQDTVLLPETMSDGCDQRVWDSGSPLYDTYELVSFAHIIERRLLPFSPLIRPSSLSLRSLMDKDKDDYSSASKTTTSCIQRRKHWWSRKKNEKRKKDIKKKKKKKKKKKISACISRWSSSYKNLFV